The Narcine bancroftii isolate sNarBan1 chromosome 8, sNarBan1.hap1, whole genome shotgun sequence region TCCTGCAACGGATCTTCAGCTTCTTGCACCACATTCTAGCTAAtatctggagcctctctttttaggcactgtctgtatgaaggcagaagcagCACAGCCAGATGATCTGATTTGCCAAAATCTGGTCTTgggaaagaatggtaggccttcTTTATCTTAGTGTAGCAGTGATCGAGTGTGCTTGGAGCTTTAGTagagcaggttacatgctggtggtagttgggcAATGGTTTTGTTGAGACAGGCCTAGTTAAGATTTGTAGTGTGTTGAGGTGGgctgtctcttgtttactgaccacatcatgcagctctgcaAGTGCATGTTTGCAATCAGCAAGTGAGAAtcactttacttcccatggatgctgcgtgacctgctgagttgtgtCAGTTCAACAATTCATTAATCCATACCATGAGCTAGCACCAAAATGCTTCATGATGCCATGCCTGGTAAGATCAAGGTGATGATGTCATCATGTCAATCAGTGTGGCCATTTTACATTTCAAATGCTATTACTCCACCTTCACAATATTTAACTGAACACCCCTGAAGACAATGGGAAGAATAATTTTCCTTCCTTTCCTTTCTGTAACTCCTGTTTGAAGCAATTCCAAGCACACTCAGATGTTGGAATCAATATGATTATACACCTTGTTAAAGTGTGACATTCATAATTCAAGAATAAAAGGAAATCAAGGGACGAcaccagtaaaaaaaaatgacaaaatgacAATGAATGAACAAATTAATTTTGCAAATCCAAATTAAATCAAACAAAAAGGGAATCAATATTAATTGTTTAATTTTGGAGGGAGAAAGGATGAGGTTGATTGTACCAATGACAATGGAAAAATGGGAATAAATCAGAAAGATTAAACTGGGCAGGCTCAAAATATAATGTAAGAGTTTTATAGAATGTAAGATTTTAGCTCAATGGTACTGGAGtccaaagggagggaagtttgcttCAGATACACAGCCTTGGGCAGATGGCGTATGTGGCAATATTATCCATGTTCACTTTGGGAACAAAATCCTGACCTTGGACTAAATGAAGTGTAGTTTCACCAAAGTTTATAATGTTAGCTTATGAGATAATCTTGCTTTAGTTTGCCCTCATCTTAGAAGATCGAGGGTTGATGTAATCAAGGTTTTTAAAATAACAAAAGGTGCAGAAATGAATGTTGACAGTAAAAATCCctgtaatccagaattcaagttaTCCAGAAGCAGCctgaagcaaccagcaaaaaaaattgctgaaaataaatgggtaacaaatacaaaagtttaaaattggcgccccctAGTGGTTAGGTCACCAATCACTCAacaagcaatctcaagcaacctgaaaattcacttatcaggtatcaaccaatccccataggtgccaaatactggggttttactgtacttaaacTGGAGGAGTGGTAGCTAGTTTTGAACAATTAATTCCGTTCAAATCCCACTGAGCAGCTAGGGAATTCAAATCCAAGTAAGTAGTAAATCGAAATTTAACCTGCAATCAGGGTGTTGATAATAGGTGTCCATAATAGGTGTTCAGGGAAGACACCTACCAGCATTGCCTGGTCTGGCCCAGAAACCCCAATGTGCTTTGCTCTCAACTGTCTGCTCAGTTCAGGAGCaattagggatggacaataaGTGCTGGCATTGCATTGACAAGCatgtttgcctcctatggacaagTAACAAATCTAGTCATCTAATGTGGGGAAAGCCAGAATGGTTTTATAATTAGAGATATCcatgaagaaataaaattaggaTGTACTTTTTCCACCCAAAGGGACATGGAAATGTGGAACCTCGCCTCTGCAGAAAGGCTCCGATGCTTTATGATCAGGAAGGATATCAGAACATCTGAAGCATAGGCAAGTGGATTAATCGAGGAACAGACCAGTCATGAGGAATGGGTAATCTTACAGAAGGTTTGAGGTAAAATAGCATAGAGAAATAGTATTTCAAATGTCTGGACTAACAACATGCATGGTACTGCATATTCAAAGGGCATCAAGGCAACTGGGAAATTTAGTCCCATAAATTAAGTAGATCTAGAATGAAATATTAACATCAGTAAGTATGGTCAGGAAATTAGTGAATTGCTATAACAACCCATCtaatattcaaaattatttatGGTATGGAGTATTAAAGAGAAATAATATGTTGGCAGGTGGGTTAAAAACAGATCTGATTACTTAAATTGGTGAAAGAGACATAAGAACAAAGTATAATGATACCATGATTTTAAAGTTCCCTCTCATGCTGTCTCTGAAATTCCCACCTCGTTTTGTTTGTGAATCCACACACATAACAATGTTGTTGACTCAGAACTGACCACTGAAATTATCTCACAAAGTAGCAATTTCAGGGGAAGTCATGGGTGGGCAATGCATCCTACCAATGAAGGAATTCTGCGAGTGAGTAGATAAAAACAACTGAAGTGCACTACAGCAGGCTGGAAGAAGATGATGGCAAAATGACATTTTGTCAGTTTGCTGGATGAAGTCCAGAATGAGCTTTGTATGTGCAGCCACTGCCGGGCCACAAGGTAACATTGGCAAGGCTTTGCATGGAAAGACCAAGGAACCTGATGACCCAATCCCCAAACCAAAGCCAGATCCTAATGTATACCCAGGAATGCTGTCTGCAAACAAAGCTTTACCCTGGCCAGCACAGCTGATTAATTCAGTTAATTGCTGTTCATAAACTCCAGTTAAATTACAGAAGGAGTGTGAAGCTATGCCTGTGTCAGCTCCCAATTCTCCACAAAACAATTTGGCTAACAGTCTAGTTTGAGAAGCTGTTGGTTCCTCACAACAGTATCTGCTCATTCTCAATGCATTTTGAAATGGCATAAACTTGGATTTTAGAGTCATTTTGGAGAGTTCACACCAGCTTCAAGGCATGACCAGTCCATTTCCAGATTAGTCAGGAATAAAGTGATACTCTACTGTACTGGTGAGGTTCAACTAGTTACTGACTGTTATGGATGTCATTAAGAACACTAATCTACTTTAGAGGACATTGAGctgaaaagaaaagaaatgaaaataacagtaacaTATCAGATAAAAGGCCGCATGTGATACAAGACTGTTACTATACAGCTGGTGTCAATTCCCTGCATGAATAGCATGTACATGCTGCAAGGCAGATGAGTTGCATGCCCTAATATTTGAGGGTTTGAGATGACAGTACTGAGAAttgaggaagggagaggagatCAACATGTGTCTGTAACAAACACATCCCCATTTCTGTGGTATCTCATGCTGATGGCCCATGTCCCCAGCACAAATTTGTGTacgttcctcccctcccctcatctgTGTAGTAGGGTTACCTTAAAATGTGTGCACTCGCTAGTGTTTTAATAGGCACATCCCATGTCTTTAAGCACTGATGTTAAAACTGGTGCAATCTTCATGCCTTTGGTGGGCTTTTGAGGTTGGCTTTGGAACCGTAATGTCCATGTTCAGTGTTGGCGCAGGAGTTTACCAGGCACTCCTTCCTAGAGAGACCACAGCAAGCAGCATGAATATAACTACCTACCCTCTGGCTTCATCCAGTTAATACTTTACTTGTGGGGTTACAAACAAGCAATCGCATCACTAATCAGTTAAACGACATCAGCCTTAAGCTTGCTCAGAGCTAGACTCTACCAGCTGTGCAGGTGACTTTCCATCACCCTTCTGGGGAAGTCACGACAGCATAGTAGGAGCAGATCCTGGAAATTCCAGCTCCAATTTGAGTAGTTGGGACGTGTTTATATCATGGTAATTGTGAGAATAGGATATTCCAAAGTGCTTCATGATCACTTTTGAAATGTGATTTGTCGCAACATTAGAAGTACAGCAAGGTTCCACAAACCTAGTTGAGATTGGCATAATAACCCTTCAATGACATTGTGAATATTATCTAGGACTCCAAAGAAGAAAATCCCAATTGTTCTTGGTTAGTACAAAGATCTTTTATATGCAAGTGAGTCTTTAGTTTAAAGGTCGCCTCTGTTGGAGTAATTCCTTCAGTAAATCTATGGGAATGCCAGCCTGTATTTTGTGCTCAATTCTCTTGAGAGGAGCTTGAATTCATAACCATCTGAACTCTGATGTGAGAAAATTAAGGCAACTGTAACTTAGGATAAACAAGGAAGGATGAGATGGTCAGCAGGTAAAAGGATGGTTGAAGGATTAGGGGAGGATTTTGGGGTGGATTATCTTGGGTGATTTGCCAAGATAACTCTGCATTCTGATGTTGTCGACCAGAGGCAAATGGAAAACCCACAAATTTAACAATAGAGTTAGTTTTTAGGTTGGTTTGGCCTAATGTAGAAAAAATAATTGGGATCAAAGGGGCTGTGGGAAAGGGTAAAAAAATATGTGTACCAGTATATGGAAGCAGGGAATCCAAAACTGATACTCTAGTGAACAATATTGAAGATTGAGAATCTCAAGAATTATGTTACTGCATGCAGAAGAGTGGCTGATAATCAGAATGAGAAGTCTGTTGACAAGGTGTGAATTACAGACAAATCCCTGAAGATATGCTCCCAGTAAAAATAGTTTTGCAACCTGATCAGGAAGGTGTTTACTCTGATTCGAAAATCATTCAGACTCTGGGTGACATCAATATGCAGTTACTCCTTATGAAAAGAGCATGGTCACCCATGCCACTCGAGTCATCAGGACACAATAATGTGTCATGTTACATTGACCCCAGCTcatcttttcccattacaaagcTCAGATACTTACATTGTTTTCACATTTGTATGTGAGTTATTACTCCTGCAATGAGTGAAACAAGGTGTCTGCAGATCATATCTTAGTAGTCGGACCTTGACACCTCTGAGGTGACTAAATACAGTCTTTACTTCAAACGATACATCACTGATATCATGAAGCCCTGTTGTGCCTTATCTTGTAGAACTGCACTCCCACTAGTCACTGAACTATTTGATTTAATTCATATAGAATAATGCAGAGCCATGACAATAAAACTATATGCATAGACTATAGGCACAGACTACTGAGAGGTATATCAAAGGTGTTATAGTTAAACCAGCTTGTTCGTATTCCCATTGCGCAAATTGCTAACAGGAAACATTCTCTTTAAAATGGTTTATAAATAAGGGTGTTGAATATCTTATATTCATATCTTACTTACTTCTTTTTTCCAACTTGCTTAATTATAAACCTtacaatctttttaataataaatatTAGAATGAGGAATCCTATCACCCCTCCGACAATGGAAAGAATGAGAATTGTCAATCTGTTGTCCACTGGTAACACTGCAATACAAAGGAGAGTTTTGTAAATTAGTACAATTTCATCAATGAGTTGCATTCTAAAGTAATGAAAATACAGTCATacaattttatatacattttgttttagaggtggcaaggttagcgtagcagttagagcaatgctgttacaccACCAGTGGCTTGGGATCGGAtcccgtgctctctgtaaggagtttgtgtgttctccccgtgtccgcgtgggtttcctccagctgcttcagtttcctcccaaccttcaaaatgcacaggggtgaaggtcaattgggtgtaattaggcagcacggATTTGGGAGCTgtgagggcctgttaccaagctgaatgtctaaatttttttttaattaaagaagggggaatttaatgcagaataaACAGTGCTTTCCTTGTGATGACAGGAATTTATCTCCACAACGTCTTCCCAATACTAGACAGAAACATTTGTGACAGGTGGAGAATAACATATAGTCTGGTGTCCCTCCTATTGATTATCTCAGCATTTGCCATGGGCTACGTCAGCACTGCTAAGGTAACAATTTGTGTTTCATTGGCTATGGGGTAATTAATAGGGGATGATCAGCAGGTTTCGTTACCCATATTAAATCTATTGCCATTAAATCTTGCAAGGGTTGGAGTCAATGTTGACCAAGGACCACTATCCCAGTTATAACTGCATTTCTAGTTCTTCTTTTGTGTGAGTCTTCCAGTTGGAGCAGGAAATAGCCAGAGATTGTAAAGGAGTATTCTCAGCCAATGGCTGAAAGGCATGAATTTGTGACCATGTAAGACTGTTACCCTTTTAATCGATGAGATTGCTCAAGAAATTTTGGCACATCCTTGGTTTGATGAGAAAGGCTATGTAGGGTTGACTGGATTGCACatgccccctcccaccccatctctTTCCCCCTGCCCCAACCACCTCCCGCGCCCCTCTTAGAGTGTATCCTTATCAACACAAccatttctttctttacattttgcATGATTTCTATGTTATTCACCTCAGCTCTGCATGTGGTAGTGAACTCCACATTCTAACCCCTTGCAGAATTTGCCCCAAATTTTCCACTCCACATGATAGCAAATACTTTAAACGTATGGCCCTGGGTTCTGATCTTCATTCACATCATCTCTTCCCCATCCTGCTCAATGTTTGCAAGGGTGATGACTATTTGGCCTACTGAATGCCACAAAATCACTGATGAGAAGCCATTAAAATATAATTCTTGAATTATCAGTCATCTCAAGAAACATCAAGGTACTCACATTCACTGACCACCACAAGCTGCAGAGTTGCATTGGTCTCTTGATGTTTTTCCTGAGGGTTTTTGAAGAAACAAGTATAAAATCCCATATCATCAAAATCCACATTTGTCAGCAACAGGGAGATATTCTTTGCTTTAACGTCTCCGGCGAGGACGATTCTGCTGTCTAAATATTCAGTGACAAAAGGCTTTTTCCCTTTCAGTTTGATATGAATAATCTGTACAGAAAAGAAACATAGTTACAAATTGatttggaatgaaaaggttagggTTAATCCTCTCCCGATCACCTCCTATCTCATCAATCCAATCCTAAGGAAAATAAACATGTTTTTACAGCACTGTTCATTTGATCAGGTATCACAAATTGCTTTACAGTACATGAAGCACTTTTAAAGTCCATTCCTATTGTGATAGGAAAATAAGCCAGACCGTTTGCACACAATGGGATCCCACGATCAGCTATGTGATATTGATGAGATAATCTGCCTCAGTGATATtggttgaggaataaatattgacTAGGGAATTCTGGATAAAACTTCCTGACTTACTTTTATATTTTGCCCTCAAGACTTGATCTTGATAGTCCACTCTTTTCCACACTTAAAgaccttgtctctgattccagcCTGAGAGGGGGTCATGTTGTCCCGACTCACCAGTCAAACAGTGGCACCTGGAAGGCCATTCAAAAACAGAGGCCAATATAATTCTGCCCAAAGCTGATGTTCAGAAGGCACAGGTCAGAGCATTAAATGGTTAAGAAGGTACATTGCAGCATGAGGGAGGGAGGTACATTAAAGGGTTGAGGAGGTGCATTgaagggttggggagggaggtaCATTGAAGGTTTGGGGGTTTCTTTGAAAGGTTAGGAGGGAGGTACTGAAGGGTCAGGGGTATATTGAAGAGTTGGCAAGGGAGGTACTCTGAAGGGTCAGGGATATTTTGAAGTGTTGGGAGGGAGGTACACTGAAGAGTTGGGGGGTACTTTGAAGGATTGGGGGGTACTTtgaaggattggggagggaggtaCACTGAAGGGTCAGGGGGTACATTGAAGGGTTAGGGAGGGAGGTCTGCACCAGGCCCTGTTGTATCTGTATGAATTATGTCATCTACTCCCTTGAGTCTTTTCTGCTCAGAATCCATTCTCTGGCTTCGAAGAGTGTCAATGTATCCGAGATCTTAATGTACAAAAAGATTCTCCAGCAAATGTGAATGCCAATTTGGGATATCATTAAGAATGAGATTTTGCAGGAAGGAAAATGTAGTTTCTCAAGCCATAGTAATACAAACAAAACATGCTGAAGGGTCTTAATGTGAAATTTTAACTGTTTGcaacctgatctgctgagtacatCCAACACTTTCAATGCTTATTTCAGATGTTGAGGTAAAAtatgtacaactttaaaaaaCGTTAACAGTTAAACGTTTCTTTTGTCTGATAGTTtcagaccctctctctcccccatattATCATCAATTAACACTGGTTATATTTTTAAGACTCACACCCATTCAAAACACATTGAGGCATCTCCCTCAGACTTTAATGTATCTCCCTCCCCACTCTTCAATGTACCTCCCTCCACAACTCCAATATAACTCCCCAACTCTTCAATATACCTCGTTCCACACCCTTCGGTGTACCTCCCTCACCATTGTTCCTCCCTCCATAACCCATCAGTGAACCTCCCTCTCCAACCCTTCAATATACATTCCTCCCTAACACTTCAAAATACCTCCCTCACCCTTGAATGTTCCTGCCTCCCTAACCCTTCAATATACCCCCAACCGTTCAGTGTACCTCCTTCCCTAACCGTGCCATGtacctccctccctcacactgcAATGTGTCTTCTTAACCCTTTAATGCTCTGACCTGTGCCTTCTGAACATCAGCTGTGGGCAGAATTATATGGGCCTCTGTTTTTGAATGGCCTTCCAAGTGCCACTATTTGACTGGTGAGTCAGGATAACATGACCCCTTCTCAAGCTGGAATCAGAAACAAGGTCTTTAAGTGTGGAAAAGAGTGGACTATCAATTTCATCTGTATGAGAGAACTGCCCTTCTATGTCTCCTTTTCTGTCCCTTTCATGGAATTCCAAAGTACTCTAAAGCTAATTTGGAAATGTAACAATGTTGTAAAGGAAATTCAGCAGCTAATTTGAGTACAGGAAGCTCCCATCAGAGCATAGTATTACACTCAGGtaatccccactgttctcaagctctcctcttctcctccctttctcccccacttttttattcaggtgcttccttgcttttgcttatacctgatgaaggttccaggcccgaaacattggtgactctttattcctatggatgctgtgtaaccta contains the following coding sequences:
- the LOC138741157 gene encoding sodium channel subunit beta-4-like, with the protein product MATGEAPLDLVGNESARISLSRLVVVILIGFFLFHINLGLEVNIGKLPTITVVNGSDVILPCTFASCMDYKDASFWWNFQKNKTSSAQKIIHIKLKGKKPFVTEYLDSRIVLAGDVKAKNISLLLTNVDFDDMGFYTCFFKNPQEKHQETNATLQLVVVSELLPVDNRLTILILSIVGGVIGFLILIFIIKKIVRFIIKQVGKKKKECLVNSCANTEHGHYGSKANLKSPPKA